A region of the Chrysiogenia bacterium genome:
ATTTCTTCGAGTGCGATGGAGGCCTTGTGCCCGTTGGGCGTACTGGATGTATAGAGCTCGATCATTGCCCCTCCTTCAATCCCATGCCCCGGGCAGGTTCCATTCGATTCCGCTGAAGTAGCGGCGGACGCGCTCGGCGGTGCCGACCTTTCGCGGGCGGCAGAGCGGCGGCGTATTTCCCGCGTGCAGATTCGAGGCAATGCGCCCGCCCTGCCACAGGGGTTCCCAGCAGCCGTGCGCGCGAAGAGTCTTCTCGACTTCGGGCTTTGCCTCTTCGGGGAGCGCTTCGAAATGGTCCTGCAGGCGCTCGCGGCACCAGACGCGGTACTGGACCGTCGGCAGGTTTTTGTAGCTTGCGCCCTGCACGCTCAGGTCGAAGTGGCGCCGCCGCCCATGCCAGGCGCGCGCGTTTTCAGCAAGATAGGGCAGGTAGGCCTCGCCGATGTCTTCGAGAATCGGGCTCCAGGCTTTCGGCAGGGTGTTCGCAAACTTCGCCTTCTCAAATTTCGAGGCGCGCGCGTTCCACAGCCTGGCAACCCATTCGTATACCCCCGGCGCGCGATCCTGCATGATGCGTGCGGGCGTGGGGTCCTGCGAAAAATGGCGGAACATGCTCGCGAAAAACCCGAAGTCCGCGAGCGATGGTTTCGCGCCCAGCAGATACGGACTGCGCGCAAGGACCGCTTCGAGCCGGTCGAGAGTCTTGAGATAGATTCCCTCCACGTGCTCGCGAGTCTCGTCGCTTACGCCATCGTCACGCACATAGGTTTTGCGCTGGCGCTCACGCGCCATTTTTGCCGTTACGGAAAGCGGAAAGGGCGAGTCACTCAAAAAGGTGCGGGCGAAGTGCTCGCTGAGCGCCCGGGCGTCTTCTTCAAGGCTCCACCGGTAGTGAAGCGCCGGGCGCCACATCCACTCGTCGGCGTAGTCTTCCAGCAAACGGCAGAAGAAAGCGAGCGCGGGATCCTCCGGAAGCACGGGCCCCTCGGGATGGCGCGCCTCGAACCAGTCGATCATCGGCGTCGAATCCTGGAGCCACTCGCCCTCTGCGGTCTGGATCACCGGCACGCGCATGTGACCGGTGTTGCGCAGAATTTTTCCCGACATTTCGCCCCACTTGACGTAGTGGCGTTTGTGCGGAATTTCCTTATAACGCAGATACCCCTCTATCTTCCCACTGAAGTAGGAGATGTCCATCAGATAGAGGGTACAGGGTCC
Encoded here:
- a CDS encoding glutathione S-transferase, producing the protein MNGPCTLYLMDISYFSGKIEGYLRYKEIPHKRHYVKWGEMSGKILRNTGHMRVPVIQTAEGEWLQDSTPMIDWFEARHPEGPVLPEDPALAFFCRLLEDYADEWMWRPALHYRWSLEEDARALSEHFARTFLSDSPFPLSVTAKMARERQRKTYVRDDGVSDETREHVEGIYLKTLDRLEAVLARSPYLLGAKPSLADFGFFASMFRHFSQDPTPARIMQDRAPGVYEWVARLWNARASKFEKAKFANTLPKAWSPILEDIGEAYLPYLAENARAWHGRRRHFDLSVQGASYKNLPTVQYRVWCRERLQDHFEALPEEAKPEVEKTLRAHGCWEPLWQGGRIASNLHAGNTPPLCRPRKVGTAERVRRYFSGIEWNLPGAWD